The following is a genomic window from Rubidibacter lacunae KORDI 51-2.
CGGTAGGTGAGTTTCATCACGATTTTTAAACGATTATTTAAGCGTGTTGATGGAGATCTGAATCGATCCATCGGGCTACTCGCCTGCAGCTAGTTCTGCCCTAAAAAAAGCCAGGGGTGGATGCGGAAAGTTTGAAAGATCGTTAGCAATAAAGCGTCTTGTAAGCTTGCTTTTGCCCTCAGGTATTCTCTCGGAACCACTTCCGAGAGAATAGGCGTTGGAGACTTAGCGAGCGATCGCCGAGCTCCTGAAGAACGCAGGCTGCCGTGGAAATTTTCAGCAGATACCTACTCAACTTGAAATTAGATGCTGATGGGGACCTAAGTATCCGCAAACGCGCTTTAGACCTGATAGTCGACGCCACGGTAGGTCATTTGTTTGTGGCTGACACGCCGAACGCTTTGCTTGGGATGGTGTAAACGCCAAGGCGAGCCGCGGTAGGTGCCGCCAACCTCTCCTTCTTCAACTTCAAGCGCGGACGGCTGGTAATGGTAATGGACGCCACGAAACAGGAACTCCATAATGTTTTCCTCTAGGCTGTAGACAAATCGCGCTTGGCAGCGGTCTTCTCCCATAGCAGGTCGCCTGCGAGGGGCATTTGTCATGGGATCTTTACCTGCTCGCTAGCATTTTAGTCCAGAAATTCTGTATCGTGTTTAACGGTTTGTGTTCCATGTCACCATGTTCGGATAAGTTTTTTTAAGCAAATCCTGACATTGGAGTGCATAATTACAGCCTTACCCCGCCTCCCCGATGCAAGCGGCGCTCCAACGGTGTTGGTCCCAGAAGCTCGAGCAGAGAGCTGGAGTATTTGCACATGCAGGCATTGAGTCGCGCAGCTCCGACCGACCGCTCAGCTGTGCCCGTCTTCCAAGGGACTGGTGTCAAATCGCAAGTACGATCAGGCAGCATCCCGACTGACGG
Proteins encoded in this region:
- a CDS encoding DUF4278 domain-containing protein → MTNAPRRRPAMGEDRCQARFVYSLEENIMEFLFRGVHYHYQPSALEVEEGEVGGTYRGSPWRLHHPKQSVRRVSHKQMTYRGVDYQV